A single genomic interval of Gavia stellata isolate bGavSte3 chromosome 19, bGavSte3.hap2, whole genome shotgun sequence harbors:
- the LOC104261245 gene encoding glycerol-3-phosphate acyltransferase 3 isoform X1, with amino-acid sequence MEENREGRGLAEGKILSIWTILFVVLVLLPSMFRVSLGISHFYVKIVIKMLEWATLQIEEGVKKRKALALENLISTDSSPHAGIIQREETSMEEEIAGQRQGCFNLADVMYFSKKGCEAVAEDEVTRRFSSEELVSWNLLSRTNANLHRVSWQLTIVWVTGILMRYCLLMPFRVCLAVFSILLLVLATTVVGQFPNGRVKCWLSNQVQMICATLGVRCLSGLVHFHNRENRPREGGICVANHTSPLDVLILASDGCYSLVGQAHGGLLGLIQKSCMQTTQHVLFERSEMKDRHLVRKKIREHVADKAKLPILIFPEGTCINNTSVMMFKKGSFEVGGTIHPVAIKYDPRFGDAFWNSTKYSMMTYVFNVMTSWAIVCNVWYLPPMVKEEEEDAVHFANRVKAVIAARGGMSVLPWDGGLKRKKVKECFKEEQQKKYCQIVIENGSVGNGNVC; translated from the exons atggaagaaaatagaGAGGGCCGTGGCCTTGCAGAGGGCAAGATTTTGTCTATCTGGACGATTTTGTTTGTGGTGTTAGTTTTGTTGCCTTCGATGTTTAGAGTGTCATTGGGGATTTCTCATTTCTATGtgaaaattgtaataaaaatgttagaG TGGGCCACCCTGCAGATTGAGGAGGGAGTAAAAAAGCGGAAGGCGCTGGCACTTGAAAATTTAATCTCCACTG ACTCATCTCCTCATGCAGGGATCATCCAGAGAGAGGAAACCTCTATGGAAGAGGAGATTGCTGGCCAGCGCCAAGGATGCTTCAACCTTGCTGATGTTATGTACTTCTCCAAGAAGGGGTGTGAGGCAGTTGCAGAAGACGAAGTCACCCGACGGTTCTCCTCTGAGGAGCTGGTGTCCTGGAATCTCCTCAGCAGAACCAATGCCAACTTGCACCGTGTCAGCTGGCAACTGACCATTGTGTGGGTCACTGGGATCCTAATGCGGTATTGTCTCCTGATGCCTTTTCG CGTCTGCTTGGCTGTTTTCAGCATCCTCTTGCTGGTCTTGGCCACTACGGTAGTAGGACAGTTTCCAAATGGCAG AGTTAAATGCTGGCTGAGCAACCAGGTTCAGATGATATGTGCCACGTTAGGTGTCCGATGTCTGAGTGGTCTCGTTCATTTCCACAACAG GGAAAACAGACCACGGGAAGGAGGCATCTGTGTAGCCAACCACACATCTCCATTAGATGTTCTAATCCTGGCCAGTGATGGATGCTATTCCTTG GTTGGCCAGGCACACGGCGGGCTTCTGGGACTTATTCAAAAATCTTGCATGCAAACCACTCAGCATGTTTTGTTTGAACGCTCAGAAATGAAAGACCGTCATCTGGTGAGGAAAAA aatTAGAGAACACGTTGCAGATAAGGCCAAATTACCCATTTTAATTTTCCCAGAAG GTACCTGCATAAACAACACATCAGTAATGATGTTTAAGAAGGGAAGCTTTGAGGTAGGAGGGACCATCCACCCGGTAGCAATCAAG TATGACCCCCGCTTTGGAGATGCATTCTGGAACAGCACGAAGTATTCCATGATGACCTATGTTTTTAATGTGATGACCAGCTGGGCTATTGTCTGTAATGTGTGGTACCTGCCACCAATGGTCAAAGAG gaagaagaAGATGCTGTTCACTTTGCCAACAGAGTCAAGGCTGTCATTGCTGCTCGGGGAGGAATGTCTGTGCTTCCTTG
- the LOC104261245 gene encoding glycerol-3-phosphate acyltransferase 3 isoform X2: MEENREGRGLAEGKILSIWTILFVVLVLLPSMFRVSLGISHFYVKIVIKMLEWATLQIEEGVKKRKALALENLISTGIIQREETSMEEEIAGQRQGCFNLADVMYFSKKGCEAVAEDEVTRRFSSEELVSWNLLSRTNANLHRVSWQLTIVWVTGILMRYCLLMPFRVCLAVFSILLLVLATTVVGQFPNGRVKCWLSNQVQMICATLGVRCLSGLVHFHNRENRPREGGICVANHTSPLDVLILASDGCYSLVGQAHGGLLGLIQKSCMQTTQHVLFERSEMKDRHLVRKKIREHVADKAKLPILIFPEGTCINNTSVMMFKKGSFEVGGTIHPVAIKYDPRFGDAFWNSTKYSMMTYVFNVMTSWAIVCNVWYLPPMVKEEEEDAVHFANRVKAVIAARGGMSVLPWDGGLKRKKVKECFKEEQQKKYCQIVIENGSVGNGNVC, translated from the exons atggaagaaaatagaGAGGGCCGTGGCCTTGCAGAGGGCAAGATTTTGTCTATCTGGACGATTTTGTTTGTGGTGTTAGTTTTGTTGCCTTCGATGTTTAGAGTGTCATTGGGGATTTCTCATTTCTATGtgaaaattgtaataaaaatgttagaG TGGGCCACCCTGCAGATTGAGGAGGGAGTAAAAAAGCGGAAGGCGCTGGCACTTGAAAATTTAATCTCCACTG GGATCATCCAGAGAGAGGAAACCTCTATGGAAGAGGAGATTGCTGGCCAGCGCCAAGGATGCTTCAACCTTGCTGATGTTATGTACTTCTCCAAGAAGGGGTGTGAGGCAGTTGCAGAAGACGAAGTCACCCGACGGTTCTCCTCTGAGGAGCTGGTGTCCTGGAATCTCCTCAGCAGAACCAATGCCAACTTGCACCGTGTCAGCTGGCAACTGACCATTGTGTGGGTCACTGGGATCCTAATGCGGTATTGTCTCCTGATGCCTTTTCG CGTCTGCTTGGCTGTTTTCAGCATCCTCTTGCTGGTCTTGGCCACTACGGTAGTAGGACAGTTTCCAAATGGCAG AGTTAAATGCTGGCTGAGCAACCAGGTTCAGATGATATGTGCCACGTTAGGTGTCCGATGTCTGAGTGGTCTCGTTCATTTCCACAACAG GGAAAACAGACCACGGGAAGGAGGCATCTGTGTAGCCAACCACACATCTCCATTAGATGTTCTAATCCTGGCCAGTGATGGATGCTATTCCTTG GTTGGCCAGGCACACGGCGGGCTTCTGGGACTTATTCAAAAATCTTGCATGCAAACCACTCAGCATGTTTTGTTTGAACGCTCAGAAATGAAAGACCGTCATCTGGTGAGGAAAAA aatTAGAGAACACGTTGCAGATAAGGCCAAATTACCCATTTTAATTTTCCCAGAAG GTACCTGCATAAACAACACATCAGTAATGATGTTTAAGAAGGGAAGCTTTGAGGTAGGAGGGACCATCCACCCGGTAGCAATCAAG TATGACCCCCGCTTTGGAGATGCATTCTGGAACAGCACGAAGTATTCCATGATGACCTATGTTTTTAATGTGATGACCAGCTGGGCTATTGTCTGTAATGTGTGGTACCTGCCACCAATGGTCAAAGAG gaagaagaAGATGCTGTTCACTTTGCCAACAGAGTCAAGGCTGTCATTGCTGCTCGGGGAGGAATGTCTGTGCTTCCTTG
- the ABRAXAS1 gene encoding BRCA1-A complex subunit Abraxas 1 isoform X1, which yields MEGESTSALLSGFVFGALAFQHLGTDSDTEGFLLGDVKGEAKNSITDSQMDDVEVVYTIDIQKHIPCYQLFSFYNSAGELNELALKKILSGCKKSVIGWYKFRRNTDQTMTFRERLLHKNLQSHLSNQGLVFLLLTSSVMTESCSTYRLEHALHRPQEGLFQKVPLVVTNLGMAEQQGYRTVSGSCLSSGFVRAVRQHRSEFFYEDGSLQEVHKINEMYVTLQEELKKICSTVEASERSVEKLLAEVSQLKEEIKKKKQQSCSGEDIDYPGEPEENILLCQALQTFFPNSGLQTCIVSFKGRQISKNCCNIDHNINVMDKLTLMVEERDFTEAETRHLTKRKVRGTTAGSKSFKKSRGLHQKLLRDQEDSDQERKLTLSSTETDEDVLEKVRDTNEYPHSPTF from the exons ATGGAGGGCGAGAGCACGTCGGCCCTGCTCTCGGGCTTCGTCTTCGGCGCCCTCGCCTTCCAGCACCTCGGCACCGACTCGGACACG GAAGGTTTTCTCCTCGGAGATGTGAAAGGCGAAGCCAAGAACAGCATTACTGACTCACAAATGGATGATGTTGAAGTTGTTTATACAATCG ATATACAGAAGCATATTCCATGCTACCAGCTGTTCAG CTTTTACAATTCTGCAGGAGAACTGAATGAACTTGCCCTGAAGAAAATACTATCAGGCTGTaagaag agTGTAATAGGATGGTACAAATTCAGACGTAACACAGACCAGACCATGACATTCCGGGAAAGACTTCTTCATAAGAATTTACAGTCGCACCTATCAAATCAGGGCCTTGTATTCCTTTTATTAACCTCTAGCGTGATGACAGAAAGTTGTTCTACTTACAGATTGGAGCATGCCTTACATCGGCCACAAGAAGG TCTTTTCCAGAAAGTTCCTTTGGTGGTTACCAACTTGGGTATGGCAGAACAGCAAGGGTACAGAACAGTGTCTGGTTCCTGCTTATCTTCTGGTTTTGTGAGAGCAGTGAGACAACACAG GTCAGAGTTCTTCTATGAAGATGGATCCTTGCAAGAGGTTCATAAGATAAATGAAATGTATGTCACCTTGCAGGAAGAACTGAAG AAAATATGCTCTACAGTAGAAGCCAGTGAACGATCTGTAGAGAAACTCTTAGCAGAGGTGAGccaattaaaagaagaaataaagaagaaaaagcaacaaagttGTTCAG gagaagaCATAGACTACCCAGGAGAGCCAGAGGAGAATATTCTCCTTTGTCAGGCActgcaaacatttttccccAATTCTGGACTTCAGACCTGTATTGTTTCCTTCAAAGGCCGACAGATATCCAAGAACTGCTGTAACATTGACCATAATATTAATGTCATGGACAAACTGACTCTCATGGTAGAGGAAAGAGACTTCACTGAAGCTGAAACAAGACACCTAACCAAGCGTAAAGTCAGAGGGACCACAGCAGGATCGAAATCATTCAAGAAATCCAGAGGACTCCACCAAAAATTACTTCGAGACCAAGAAGACAGCGACCAGGAAAGGAAGCTTACGCTGAGTAGCACTGAAACAGATGAGGATGTGTTGGAAAAAGTTAGAGATACAAATGAATACCCACACTCTCCTACTTTCTGA
- the ABRAXAS1 gene encoding BRCA1-A complex subunit Abraxas 1 isoform X2, whose product MEGESTSALLSGFVFGALAFQHLGTDSDTEGFLLGDVKGEAKNSITDSQMDDVEVVYTIDIQKHIPCYQLFSFYNSAGELNELALKKILSGCKKSVIGWYKFRRNTDQTMTFRERLLHKNLQSHLSNQGLVFLLLTSSVMTESCSTYRLEHALHRPQEGLFQKVPLVVTNLGMAEQQGYRTVSGSCLSSGFVRAVRQHRSEFFYEDGSLQEVHKINEMYVTLQEELKKICSTVEASERSVEKLLAEVSQLKEEIKKKKQQSCSGKLNKCNAREPEENILLCQALQTFFPNSGLQTCIVSFKGRQISKNCCNIDHNINVMDKLTLMVEERDFTEAETRHLTKRKVRGTTAGSKSFKKSRGLHQKLLRDQEDSDQERKLTLSSTETDEDVLEKVRDTNEYPHSPTF is encoded by the exons ATGGAGGGCGAGAGCACGTCGGCCCTGCTCTCGGGCTTCGTCTTCGGCGCCCTCGCCTTCCAGCACCTCGGCACCGACTCGGACACG GAAGGTTTTCTCCTCGGAGATGTGAAAGGCGAAGCCAAGAACAGCATTACTGACTCACAAATGGATGATGTTGAAGTTGTTTATACAATCG ATATACAGAAGCATATTCCATGCTACCAGCTGTTCAG CTTTTACAATTCTGCAGGAGAACTGAATGAACTTGCCCTGAAGAAAATACTATCAGGCTGTaagaag agTGTAATAGGATGGTACAAATTCAGACGTAACACAGACCAGACCATGACATTCCGGGAAAGACTTCTTCATAAGAATTTACAGTCGCACCTATCAAATCAGGGCCTTGTATTCCTTTTATTAACCTCTAGCGTGATGACAGAAAGTTGTTCTACTTACAGATTGGAGCATGCCTTACATCGGCCACAAGAAGG TCTTTTCCAGAAAGTTCCTTTGGTGGTTACCAACTTGGGTATGGCAGAACAGCAAGGGTACAGAACAGTGTCTGGTTCCTGCTTATCTTCTGGTTTTGTGAGAGCAGTGAGACAACACAG GTCAGAGTTCTTCTATGAAGATGGATCCTTGCAAGAGGTTCATAAGATAAATGAAATGTATGTCACCTTGCAGGAAGAACTGAAG AAAATATGCTCTACAGTAGAAGCCAGTGAACGATCTGTAGAGAAACTCTTAGCAGAGGTGAGccaattaaaagaagaaataaagaagaaaaagcaacaaagttGTTCAGGTAAGTTAAATAAATGCAATGCCA GAGAGCCAGAGGAGAATATTCTCCTTTGTCAGGCActgcaaacatttttccccAATTCTGGACTTCAGACCTGTATTGTTTCCTTCAAAGGCCGACAGATATCCAAGAACTGCTGTAACATTGACCATAATATTAATGTCATGGACAAACTGACTCTCATGGTAGAGGAAAGAGACTTCACTGAAGCTGAAACAAGACACCTAACCAAGCGTAAAGTCAGAGGGACCACAGCAGGATCGAAATCATTCAAGAAATCCAGAGGACTCCACCAAAAATTACTTCGAGACCAAGAAGACAGCGACCAGGAAAGGAAGCTTACGCTGAGTAGCACTGAAACAGATGAGGATGTGTTGGAAAAAGTTAGAGATACAAATGAATACCCACACTCTCCTACTTTCTGA
- the ABRAXAS1 gene encoding BRCA1-A complex subunit Abraxas 1 isoform X3, giving the protein MDDVEVVYTIDIQKHIPCYQLFSFYNSAGELNELALKKILSGCKKSVIGWYKFRRNTDQTMTFRERLLHKNLQSHLSNQGLVFLLLTSSVMTESCSTYRLEHALHRPQEGLFQKVPLVVTNLGMAEQQGYRTVSGSCLSSGFVRAVRQHRSEFFYEDGSLQEVHKINEMYVTLQEELKKICSTVEASERSVEKLLAEVSQLKEEIKKKKQQSCSGEDIDYPGEPEENILLCQALQTFFPNSGLQTCIVSFKGRQISKNCCNIDHNINVMDKLTLMVEERDFTEAETRHLTKRKVRGTTAGSKSFKKSRGLHQKLLRDQEDSDQERKLTLSSTETDEDVLEKVRDTNEYPHSPTF; this is encoded by the exons ATGGATGATGTTGAAGTTGTTTATACAATCG ATATACAGAAGCATATTCCATGCTACCAGCTGTTCAG CTTTTACAATTCTGCAGGAGAACTGAATGAACTTGCCCTGAAGAAAATACTATCAGGCTGTaagaag agTGTAATAGGATGGTACAAATTCAGACGTAACACAGACCAGACCATGACATTCCGGGAAAGACTTCTTCATAAGAATTTACAGTCGCACCTATCAAATCAGGGCCTTGTATTCCTTTTATTAACCTCTAGCGTGATGACAGAAAGTTGTTCTACTTACAGATTGGAGCATGCCTTACATCGGCCACAAGAAGG TCTTTTCCAGAAAGTTCCTTTGGTGGTTACCAACTTGGGTATGGCAGAACAGCAAGGGTACAGAACAGTGTCTGGTTCCTGCTTATCTTCTGGTTTTGTGAGAGCAGTGAGACAACACAG GTCAGAGTTCTTCTATGAAGATGGATCCTTGCAAGAGGTTCATAAGATAAATGAAATGTATGTCACCTTGCAGGAAGAACTGAAG AAAATATGCTCTACAGTAGAAGCCAGTGAACGATCTGTAGAGAAACTCTTAGCAGAGGTGAGccaattaaaagaagaaataaagaagaaaaagcaacaaagttGTTCAG gagaagaCATAGACTACCCAGGAGAGCCAGAGGAGAATATTCTCCTTTGTCAGGCActgcaaacatttttccccAATTCTGGACTTCAGACCTGTATTGTTTCCTTCAAAGGCCGACAGATATCCAAGAACTGCTGTAACATTGACCATAATATTAATGTCATGGACAAACTGACTCTCATGGTAGAGGAAAGAGACTTCACTGAAGCTGAAACAAGACACCTAACCAAGCGTAAAGTCAGAGGGACCACAGCAGGATCGAAATCATTCAAGAAATCCAGAGGACTCCACCAAAAATTACTTCGAGACCAAGAAGACAGCGACCAGGAAAGGAAGCTTACGCTGAGTAGCACTGAAACAGATGAGGATGTGTTGGAAAAAGTTAGAGATACAAATGAATACCCACACTCTCCTACTTTCTGA